In Arthrobacter citreus, a single genomic region encodes these proteins:
- a CDS encoding aromatic acid exporter family protein gives MKQMYSIGQRTIKTAIGSGISLLVAETLHLQNYSTAAVVTLLSIQNTKRRSFIVAIQRFVASVIAMLIGWMMFEFLSYTPLTVVIYFLLTIPLLVTLKLQEGIIPSSVIVLQIYVGNDKSISFLLNQVEILAVGISIALIMNTYMPSIEKKMIESQKKIEQNFKMLLLGIALKMKGKDEDLQNDLINETKALLHTAKTLAYRQVENSFIKTNLYYINYFEMRERQFEIIANQIIPLLKKVELNYPHSKIVAEFFEDTGVYLKEKSTGIELLGEFNHMMNDFRKMPLPESRDEFETRASLMMIVYELEKVISLKMEFYSENHTALEKAN, from the coding sequence ATGAAACAAATGTATTCAATAGGACAAAGGACAATCAAAACAGCAATAGGTAGTGGAATATCCCTCTTGGTTGCCGAAACACTCCATCTGCAAAATTATAGTACAGCTGCTGTAGTTACATTATTAAGCATTCAAAATACAAAACGCAGATCGTTTATTGTTGCGATCCAACGATTTGTTGCTTCAGTTATTGCGATGTTAATTGGGTGGATGATGTTTGAGTTTTTGAGTTATACACCATTGACAGTAGTCATTTATTTTCTGTTAACGATTCCTTTATTAGTGACATTAAAACTACAAGAAGGAATCATTCCAAGCTCAGTAATCGTTTTACAAATTTATGTAGGTAATGATAAATCAATTTCATTTTTATTAAATCAAGTAGAAATATTGGCAGTAGGGATCTCGATTGCTTTAATTATGAATACATATATGCCAAGTATTGAGAAGAAAATGATTGAATCACAAAAGAAAATCGAACAAAATTTTAAGATGTTACTTCTTGGGATTGCTTTAAAAATGAAGGGTAAGGATGAAGATTTACAAAATGATTTAATAAATGAAACTAAAGCCCTATTACATACTGCTAAAACATTAGCGTATAGACAAGTTGAAAATAGCTTTATAAAAACGAATTTATACTATATTAATTATTTTGAAATGAGGGAGCGCCAATTTGAAATAATAGCCAACCAAATTATTCCTTTATTAAAAAAAGTTGAGCTAAATTATCCTCATTCAAAAATTGTTGCTGAATTTTTTGAAGACACGGGTGTTTATTTAAAAGAAAAATCGACAGGAATTGAATTATTAGGTGAATTCAATCATATGATGAATGATTTCAGAAAGATGCCTTTACCTGAATCTAGAGATGAGTTTGAGACAAGAGCCAGTTTAATGATGATTGTATACGAACTGGAAAAAGTGATCTCATTAAAAATGGAGTTTTATTCAGAAAATCATACGGCTTTGGAAAAAGCAAATTAA
- a CDS encoding D-alanyl-D-alanine carboxypeptidase → MRKMKKWLVLGIIGLFLIGILIPTNNVKAFGGVSARNAVLMDQKTGRILYGKKMHDSERIASITKIMTALLAVESGKMQNTVTISSRAVQTEGSSIYLKPGQKIKLEDLVYGLMLRSGNDAANAIAEAVGGSIEGFIYMMNEKAKEIGMSNTYFSNPSGLDQQGKEHYSSAFDMALLTRYAMQNPKYAKIAGTKVHRAPNTAESWDYVWKNKNKLLTFMYKYSTGGKTGFTKKARRTLVSTASKNGMDLIVVTLNDGQDWQDHMSLFEYGFSHYPLTKVLSKGGIKEVTNKKYKGHVYLKNDFSYPLEKKERDQVRITIEMQKPTKKKIANGAIVGKAIIELEGEQIGVRNIFYSDSKVKVFTKEIIQNGKDVLLSLMGEHSDG, encoded by the coding sequence ATGCGAAAGATGAAAAAATGGCTAGTATTAGGAATCATTGGCTTATTTTTAATCGGAATTCTAATTCCGACGAATAATGTTAAAGCATTTGGAGGAGTTAGTGCTAGAAATGCCGTTTTGATGGACCAAAAAACTGGACGAATCTTGTATGGTAAAAAAATGCATGACTCTGAAAGAATAGCCAGTATTACAAAAATTATGACTGCGCTTTTAGCTGTTGAGTCTGGTAAAATGCAAAATACTGTAACAATTAGTTCAAGAGCAGTTCAAACTGAAGGGTCGTCCATTTATTTAAAACCTGGACAAAAAATTAAGTTAGAGGATTTAGTGTATGGCTTAATGCTTAGGTCAGGGAATGATGCTGCTAATGCGATTGCAGAAGCTGTCGGCGGAAGCATAGAAGGTTTTATTTATATGATGAACGAAAAAGCAAAAGAAATCGGAATGAGTAATACATATTTTAGTAATCCGTCGGGTCTCGATCAGCAAGGAAAAGAACATTACTCATCTGCGTTTGATATGGCGTTATTAACTAGATACGCTATGCAAAATCCTAAATATGCAAAAATAGCTGGGACGAAAGTACATCGTGCGCCGAATACGGCAGAATCTTGGGACTATGTATGGAAAAATAAAAATAAATTACTCACTTTTATGTATAAGTATAGTACTGGAGGTAAAACAGGATTTACTAAAAAAGCAAGAAGAACACTTGTATCAACAGCTTCTAAAAACGGTATGGATTTAATTGTTGTTACTCTCAATGATGGGCAAGATTGGCAAGATCATATGTCGTTATTTGAATATGGATTTAGTCATTATCCTTTAACAAAAGTATTAAGTAAAGGCGGTATAAAGGAAGTAACCAATAAAAAATACAAAGGGCATGTTTATTTAAAGAATGATTTCTCTTATCCGTTAGAAAAGAAAGAGAGAGATCAGGTGAGAATAACCATCGAAATGCAAAAACCTACGAAAAAGAAAATCGCAAACGGTGCAATTGTTGGGAAAGCAATTATTGAATTAGAAGGGGAACAAATTGGGGTTCGAAATATTTTTTATAGTGATAGTAAAGTAAAAGTATTTACAAAAGAAATTATCCAAAATGGAAAAGATGTTCTATTAAGCTTAATGGGAGAGCACTCAGATGGTTAA
- a CDS encoding superoxide dismutase, translated as MLNQSELVTYFREVEIWCANVLQLLAERFDHIQEKELLEYKIKLLLNRMGTTSHYVDQNTFLDEISMDVDDIQERLISILNEEEYDDSYAYRVMDVEEKVGIGKHELPPLPYPYNALEPYISKEIMMLHHDKHHKSYVDGLNKAEIELEKARKNKQYDLIKHWERELAFHGSGHYLHTIFWNNLSKSGGGQPHGALLKQIEDDFGSYDDFKEHFTQAAKKVEGVGWAILVWAPRANRLEILQTEKHQLFTQWDTIPLLVLDVWEHAYYLQYKFDKDAYITNFWNIVNWPDVNYRYDYASQLKWQPFY; from the coding sequence ATGTTAAATCAATCTGAACTCGTCACTTACTTTCGGGAAGTCGAAATATGGTGTGCAAATGTATTACAGTTACTGGCTGAAAGATTTGACCATATTCAAGAAAAGGAATTATTAGAATATAAAATTAAGCTATTATTAAACAGAATGGGGACAACGAGTCATTATGTAGATCAAAATACTTTTTTAGATGAAATTAGTATGGATGTTGACGATATACAAGAACGGTTAATATCGATATTAAATGAAGAAGAGTATGACGATAGCTACGCATATCGTGTAATGGACGTTGAAGAAAAAGTTGGAATTGGTAAGCACGAGCTTCCACCATTACCTTATCCTTATAATGCGCTAGAGCCGTATATATCAAAAGAAATTATGATGCTACATCATGATAAGCATCATAAAAGTTATGTAGATGGTTTAAATAAAGCCGAGATTGAGTTAGAAAAGGCCCGGAAAAATAAACAATATGACTTGATTAAGCATTGGGAAAGAGAGCTTGCATTTCATGGGTCTGGACATTATTTGCATACGATTTTTTGGAATAATTTAAGTAAATCAGGTGGAGGGCAACCTCACGGAGCGCTATTAAAGCAAATTGAAGATGATTTTGGAAGTTATGATGACTTTAAAGAGCATTTTACACAAGCTGCTAAAAAAGTAGAAGGAGTTGGTTGGGCCATTTTAGTTTGGGCACCAAGAGCTAATCGTTTAGAAATTCTTCAAACTGAAAAGCATCAGCTATTTACTCAGTGGGATACAATTCCTTTACTAGTTTTAGACGTTTGGGAACACGCATACTATTTACAATATAAATTTGATAAGGATGCGTACATTACAAATTTTTGGAACATTGTTAATTGGCCAGATGTCAATTATCGATATGATTATGCTAGTCAATTAAAATGGCAACCATTTTACTAA
- a CDS encoding spore maturation protein, whose protein sequence is MVNIIWVALTIIGFIFAMVNGTMDEVNKAVFDGGKQAITIIIGLVSVLVFWLGLMRIAEESGLLKIFSKIFQPFLSFLFPRIPKNHPALGYIMSNMVANLFGLGNAATPLGIKAMEQLKLLNRNSNEASDEMITFLTLNTSAITLIPTTVIGVRMAYHSSNPTEIVGVTILAQVVSFIGGLAVNSYFASRRNRRGRK, encoded by the coding sequence ATGGTTAATATCATTTGGGTTGCTCTTACAATAATTGGTTTTATTTTTGCTATGGTCAATGGCACAATGGACGAAGTAAATAAAGCGGTATTCGATGGAGGAAAGCAAGCAATCACCATCATAATTGGACTAGTTAGTGTTCTTGTTTTCTGGTTAGGCTTAATGCGCATAGCAGAAGAATCTGGATTATTAAAGATCTTTTCGAAAATATTTCAACCCTTTTTATCTTTCCTATTTCCGAGAATTCCTAAAAATCACCCAGCTCTTGGTTATATTATGTCCAATATGGTCGCTAATTTATTTGGCTTAGGGAATGCTGCAACACCTCTAGGTATAAAAGCAATGGAACAACTGAAATTATTAAATAGAAATAGTAACGAAGCAAGTGATGAGATGATTACTTTTTTAACATTAAATACGAGTGCTATTACACTAATTCCTACAACAGTGATCGGAGTTCGAATGGCGTATCATTCTTCAAATCCGACTGAAATAGTGGGTGTTACAATACTGGCGCAAGTTGTTTCTTTTATTGGGGGACTTGCTGTAAATAGCTATTTTGCAAGTAGGAGAAATCGAAGGGGGAGAAAATAA